Below is a genomic region from Candidatus Methylomirabilis tolerans.
GATGGGGATTCTCCTGGGGACGGTCGGCGCCCTCTCGACATTTTATCCGGATGCCAAGGATATCATGGATCCAACGTCCCGCCACAGGCAGATCATCCGTCTGATCGCCAAGATGCCGACACTGGCGGCGTATGCCTATCGGCATAGCCGTGGCCTGCCGTATGCCTACCCGGACAACAACCTGAGTTTCACCGGCAACTTCCTCAACATGCTGTTCCGGATTACGGAGCCCACATACTACCCGCATCCTGTACTGGAAAGGGCTTTAGATATCCTGTTTGTCCTGCACGCCGATCACGAACAGAACTGCAGTGCTTTAGCTATGCGGTCTGTGGGTAGCTCATACGTCGATCCATACTCGGCTGTGGCTGCAGCCATCGCCGCCCTCTACGGCCCCCTGCACGGAGGGGCCAATGAGGCTGTGCTCCGGATGTTGAAAGAGATCGGATCGAAGGACAAGGTGGCTGCGCACATTAAGAAGGTTAAGGCCGGCGAGCTGCGGTTGATGGGATTCGGCCATCGAGTCTACAAGAACTACGATCCCAGGGCAAAGGTCATCAAACGATTAGCCGAAGAGGTCTTTGAGGTGACAGGAAAAAATCCTTTGCTGGAGGTCGCTCTCGAGCTGGAGCGAATTGCGCTTGAGGATGAGTACTTCATCGCGCGAAAGCTCTACCCGAACATCGATTTTTATACCGGCTTGATTTACGAGGCGATGAAGTTTCCGATGGATATGTTCCCGGTGCTCTTTGCCATCCCCAGAACAGCCGGTTGGGTTGCCCAGTGGGAGGAGATGCTCCTCGACCACGAACAAAAGATCGCGCGTCCCAGGCAGATCTATCTCGGTCAGTCGCGGCGCGACTATTACCCAATGGCTAATCGACCAAGTCAGACGCCAGGAAGGGATTGATGAAGTGTTCATGATATGGCCATCATCACCATCTCCAGACAGATTGGAAGCGGGGGCGATGAGATTGCCGCCCGGCTGGCCAAAGAGCTTCGGTTTACGCTCGTAGACCACACCCTGCTCGTCGAATTGCTGAAGGCGCAAGGCCTCTCGAAGTCGGACGTCGAAGCACTCGATGAGGCAGAGTTCGGGGAAGCGCGGCAGGATCCCGAGCAGGATCGGGTTTATGTAGA
It encodes:
- a CDS encoding citrate synthase, translated to MADTLTIIDNRTGKTYDVPVENGTIKAMDLRQIKTSDSDFGLMSYDPSFSNTAWCKSRITFIDGEQGILMHRGYLIEQLAEKSTYLETAYLLIYGELPTGDQMDGFVNQITRHTMVHENIKKLMDGFHYDAHPMGILLGTVGALSTFYPDAKDIMDPTSRHRQIIRLIAKMPTLAAYAYRHSRGLPYAYPDNNLSFTGNFLNMLFRITEPTYYPHPVLERALDILFVLHADHEQNCSALAMRSVGSSYVDPYSAVAAAIAALYGPLHGGANEAVLRMLKEIGSKDKVAAHIKKVKAGELRLMGFGHRVYKNYDPRAKVIKRLAEEVFEVTGKNPLLEVALELERIALEDEYFIARKLYPNIDFYTGLIYEAMKFPMDMFPVLFAIPRTAGWVAQWEEMLLDHEQKIARPRQIYLGQSRRDYYPMANRPSQTPGRD